ACCTCCTGTAAATAGAAAAAGGGAGCTCTTCGCTCCCCTTCTCGCTCCACATCGCATCTCTTACCAGGCGGGATTGTTGCTTCCTACAGCGGTATTTAATTTGGTTCCGATTGTGTTTGCTGAATTTATGACATGAGGCCTGAGTGTGGTGTACGCACCGATTGCGATTGCGGCCAGAATTCCGGCTGCAATTATCATTTCAACTGTCGTGATTCCGCGCTCGTCCTTCAAAAGCCTTTTCATAAACTTCAGCATTTAACTCTTCCTCCCTTCATGTTAAAAATCCAAAATACTGTCCCATGACCTTTATGAGCCTCCACACGAGCGGGCCAACCACCATTCCGGCAATTGCGGCCAGGGGCAGTGCGCGATAAATGCAGTAGTAAAGCGGCTTGCTTACTATCTTCAATTCGGCAAGCGTCTGCCTCAGCGCCTCAAGCGCCCTGGATTCTTCCTCTATCGCGCCGCGTCCATACCCCATGCCCGATTCCTCGGCGTGCATCAGAACAGTCGAAAGCGTCGCTGCTTCTGGTACATCCACCTCCTCTGCAAATTTTTCCAATGCTCTCATGGGACCGGAGGGCCACATGGCCAGACACCTCTCCACAGCGGGCCGGATCGTCGGAGTAATGACCGCCCCCAGGCGGAGGGACTGCTGGATGGTGTAACCCGCCTTCGTGTAGAAAACCACCGACTCGTAGAGAGCGGCAACCTCCCGCAGTTTTTTCATCTTCACGGTTTCCTTAAAATTCCTCCGGAGGAACCACGCGGCCCCGGCTCCCAGACCCCCGGTAATCAGCGGCACCCCGCGCGCCGAGACGGTAAATCCGGAAATAAGAAGACCAAAAAGGAAACCGGCAAGCAGTCCCCCCAAGAGAACAACCCCTTCCCCGTGCTCCCCCGCGCGCTTTAAGTTGAATTTTCCGGAAGCACCCCGCAGCTGCGGTCTCCACTGTTTCCACCCGAGACTCCACGCCACTGTCCTTCCAGAGACGCGGGAAAATACAAGGCTTAACAGGGGTATCAGGGCAAGAGAAACCCCTGCCGCAAACATTCCTAAATAAACAGTTTCAATCACCCGTATCCCCCCTGTTCACCATCCTGTCGAGAAGCGCCCCGGCAACCGCAGAGACGAGGCAGCAGACGACGATTCCGCGCCCGGCGGCTGTTTCGAGGAAAAATGAGCGTGCTTCAGGGACAACCTTTTGCATGAGAAAATAGACCGGAACAACCGCAAGGTTGAGCGCAAGCGACATTATGCGGTCAGCCGTCACTTCCACCCGGCTCTTTCGGATGAGTTCCTGCTGGCCGGATATTCTCGCCGCGAGCCGGGAGAACAGGGGCTTCACAGCTTCGTCTTCAAAAGAGAGCCGGAACAACTGAACAA
The nucleotide sequence above comes from Bacillota bacterium. Encoded proteins:
- a CDS encoding Flp family type IVb pilin: MLKFMKRLLKDERGITTVEMIIAAGILAAIAIGAYTTLRPHVINSANTIGTKLNTAVGSNNPAW